In the genome of Osmerus mordax isolate fOsmMor3 chromosome 10, fOsmMor3.pri, whole genome shotgun sequence, the window CAATGTTGTGTTAGGCGTCATTGATAGTGTATTTGGAAAGGATAAGAGTATAACTGTCAGGTAGAGGGTCTTAATAGATGGAGGGTGATGAAAGATGTGAGGGCAGGGCAGCCATTAAGGGGTTAAAGCCTAGTGAATGAAGCAAGGGGAAATGCATAGTCAGACCTGGATTCCAATGCCTGACACACAGTTTCCTCTAATTGACCTGTCACTCCAAAATATCAACACTATATGTCCATCCTATTTGGCAGAACTGTACCATGGTAAAGTAAACTGTGTCTGGTAGGTCGAAGGAGGAATCCTACTGTATGTAGAGGGGTTTAAATCCAGGCCTTGGTTTGTGACAGAATGTCAAACTCATGCTGGCCATCAGAAAAGCACAGCTACGAAAGAATATACTGTAGATTAAGGAGGTTTACCCTGGCATTAAATCTTTTGACTTTTTTacctataacattcagttctagATATACTGCACATAGATTTTTGCCTAAGTAGGGAAGTTGTTATAGACTGAATGGCTTTAACATAAAAGCATCATTAATTAAATAAACTAAAATGAAACATTATCACTTGAGTAAAATTGCAACATAGCATTAAAAAATGCATTAAACAAAGCAAAATTATAACATATTTCAGAAATACTGTATTATAGCCCAGAAGACTTATCGGATATAAGATAATGTACTGCACATTcatagataaataaatacataataaaTCAAAAGAGGAAAAACAAGTTAGTAATTTAAGACTCAAAATGACATTAGCACCTGTAATCGGAGGAAGTGAAAGGCAAGGGTTTGGAAAATATTCTCTGTGTTCTGAAAAAAAGAACAGATAGAGAGGCCTTCAAGAGGGAATCCGTCACGAGTACGAGCGTAAAATACACGTTTATAAATTCTGCATCTGTCCTTCTCAACAATATTAAAATCAGAAGAATATTAAtgataaaaataaatgtatgaatGGAAGAATTAGCAAACCTCCTTAATTTTTTAATGCGGGTGAttactttttttgtgtgtatgttgataTAAAAGCATGCATGAAGACAAGCAAAGGTGAGGGGCAGCCCAAGTTACAAatacgcacactcactcacacataagcGCAAACTATCTGCAGGGCATTGGCAAtataacacattcacacacaactgGCAAAGTTAATGGCTCTCACAATGCTTAAATTtcacattctcaaaacacacatcACAGTATCATAAATGCTGGGGGCAaagtaaggagggaggggagcgggcATCATGGTGGTGAGATGAGGTGTAGGGGGGTCATGCATATTCAATATTATTAGCTAGGGAAGGCATTGGATGGGGGGTGTTACAAGGCAGTCTACCATTTAAATATTGCATTGGGTtgctacaaaacaaaaaaaaaaaacacgagcCAGGCAAATAAAACTAAAAAcggaagcaaaaaaaaagacagaaaaaagctTGACTTTTATCTTGTGAGATGTCACATACTCCTGACACATGATGGGGCTTGTCTAATATGAGATATAATTGCCGCTCACTTACCATTGCCCTCTCCTGGCTGCTTAtccctttttctcttcttctttttccccTGTTGGTTACCCgccaaaaaaagagaaatagacAGGAACCTTAGTTATTATATTGCAGAAGACCCGAGACATGAAATAGAAACGGGGGCCCATCTtactgtttatttattcattcattcattctctatcctttttgtttctgtctgtctctgccctccGGTTTTAAACAACCACTGCAGGCCATAACAGAACTCTCTTTTTAAGTTATTTccccccctctttttttcttgtaTCTTAGTCTTATTTTCCCCTTGTTTGTGAACATGTAGAGGAGCACTGATGGTTACAAGTTTGGGAGTTTCTGGGAGATCCTTTAGGCTGCCTAAAATGTGTGATCTCACTGGTCCAGTCAGGTCCTTGAAGACCTTGAAGAGAGGAcccttggtgtgtgtatgtgtgtgtgagtgagaaaaaATACATGTGATCACATGTGGCTTCTATGAAACATATATAAATAAGACTTGGTTTGCAAAAAAGGTCAGCTTTTTTGTCTCTAGCACCTTTGGTGATAGACAGGAGCTCAACTAAACTGACTTTATTCCTGTGTTATCGTGTGGTAAACTAGTCTTTTTAAAACAACAGATCTACAGTAAAGCACACTTGTCCCCCAGCACATGTCCTTGAGAGGGGGACAAGTACAGGGTGTTCCGTGTTGTAAACTTAAAAACTTACATAGTTGTCTCGTGCTGACCAGCCTGGGTAGAGCTGCATGTGAAGCTGTCGCTCTTTCCTGGCCAGCTCATAGTACTTGGCCTGCTCTTCCCGTGACAGGGCGTGCCActatagacagacagattgacggacagacatacagggagagagtggggaggtgaGAAAGGGCCCACGGAGATGACAAAGTAAGAAAACTTATATACTCATTTATATTTGATAAAACTGATTGTTAACAGATCAAACCATCAGCATCACGCTATCTTATTTGTTGAAAAGATTGTTTAAGTAAATACAGAATGGGGAATCATTCAGGCAATCAAGTTGTTGATAAATGAAGACGAATTGTGTCTATAGAATGCCCCCACTCCCCAAAATAGTTGCCTGGTGGTAAGTAGTGGTCAGTGTGTGCAGAATATCTCACTAAGTGACTGTGAGTTTGTGTCTCACCCTTCGGCCCAGGATCTGGTTGATGGCGGCACTCTCCTTCAACGTGCACTCAGCCACAACCTTGGCCCTCATCTCCTTCATATACAGCATGAAGGCGTTCAGAGGCTTCTTTATGTGTGgctgcttcttcttctcctcctcttttttaGAGTCAGCGTGTTTCctgtggagcaggagagacagggggagagggaaacttCATTCATTACTTGAAATTGGCcaaaagtgactgtgtgtgcaggtaagCAGGAGGTAATGATGGGGCTATTGGTACTCACGAGCTGTTGAGGGAGCCAATGTCGCTGTGTGAGGACTCCTGCTTGACGTTGGGTGTGACAATGGCTGGGTGGGGGATGCCCGTGGTGTGCAAACTGTGGTGGGGGGGCACCATGTGAGGGGGGaatctggaggagagaagactgTGTAAATCGTCAGAGTGGACACGGGTGAAATGGGAGATGGACACATATACTTTTACAGCTATCAATTTTTTTTACAAGGGTTGGAGTCAGTTTAATTTCAATTTCATAGtcaatgttaaaaaaaaattggagTGAAAGAAACTAGGGAAAAAGTACATCTGAGTCTCTTAGAAGAGGACATAATCAAGAAGTGAGAGAACTGAAATGGAACTGACAACCAGCTTTGAAACATATAGTACAAACATGCAAGCAAGCACTGTAAACATACAGACTTCAGATTATCCATATTTACAACTTTATCACTAACAATTCATCACAATGGCCTAAGTCAAGGGTTTTAGCCAGTGAATCTCAAGATGTTTCTTTAAAATCGGCACATAACACAAAATAAGTTTCTTAATCACATTGAAAAAGCTAGACAGATTTAATATAGAAATAGCTGTATTATGTTGGAGCGGGAACGGCTCTATTCAGCTTATCCAGAAGGACGGCCAAGCTCTTAAACCGAAGGCCATTcttaaaacctcaaacagagaCACTTCAAACTAAATATGTCcttgaaatgtgttttatgAAACGTCCCAAGTGCTGCCATGATTGAGCCAAAAtagatggagaaggaggtctTGTCAGGGGTCAAAGCATGGGCCTTGAATACCTTGAGCTTCTTAACTAGTGCCATTGACTGAACCAATTGGACATTTGGTTGGCCATTCCGAAACCAATGTCATTCCTTTCTCCACCATAGCTCCCGCTAAACTGATAGAATTGGATAAATGGACATTTTGTGGTTTGAACCCTACTTTGAAAAGGTGAACATTTCCATAATTCCAGAACTATACACCTGTAATGGGGATTAGGGAAGTTGTTGCAGGTTTATATGAAGTGGATAATTAATTACTTGGTGCAAGATTCAATGAAACATTGCATGGTTTTAGGCTACAGTATGTGGTAAAGCAAAAGCATAAGTTGAGGTGAGGTCTGACAAAATAAAGTGTCACCATATTTCccaatcctccctccccctgggtTTGAAACGTTGTTTTTGTATACCTCTTGCATTTTTGTTTGCATATCCCTTCCATCATTCTATTCCCTCTTCCACTAGACCGGTATAATAAATGGcattatcattatcatcattaaTTTGTATCTCTTCATAACACTTGTATAATAATTTCATCATCTCCCACTGCTAAGCTCATTGAGCACAATAACCCACATGCCTCGATTCACTTCACAGAGCATAACAAATACAAGCccagtgtgtttgctgtgtgtgtatgtgaattttTCAAAATAGATTAATTATGTGTATCTTAGACGAGTGTACAATACTGTATATTTCCGTAACATATGACCATACACAAATCAGAGGAAAAGGgtagagatgaaggaggaggaaaacagAGGGAATAAtcatttttttccccttttttattttttaaacagcTCATTATCTAGCTATGTCTGGCTGCATGGCTCCAAGCCAGAATATAATGATGAGCATAAACTCGCCAGGAACAACTAGTTTCTGTTGGAGGCAATCCCAGGGGAgagtgtgcccccccccaccacacacacactctctctcacatgttgccctccctccactccttcctTCATCACTGACacgtttgtgtttgtgccaTGTCATTCGCTGAGGGAACCACAGCAGTGGCTGCAGATAGGCAATCATTAAGCAGCtgcacttcccctctctctctttttcttcttcatttttctttctctcttggcACACTTGTTAAAATGTCTTCTGTTCCAGCATCCTTTTttaccctccttctccctttatccctcctcctgtcccctcaccACATCCACAACCCCCTACCCTTCTCCCCCACTGCCACTGCACGGGTCCAGGTTATGGTTTAAACATGACGGCCATCCCTTTGATGTGCGggggcatcatcatcatcatccagtCTCATCAGCACAGAGCAGCGCCTTGGACCAATTTAGCCGACAGAGACGGAGGCagagtctccccctcctccaccccacaaCCTCCAGGCTTCTATGTCTCAATCTGAAAGGTAGGGGATAGTTGGGTAGGGGTGGGTCACTGATGCATTGTAAGCCTGGTGTCAGGCAGTGCCATTTAATTGCCAATGTGAGGCGGTCCCCCCCGTGCCTGTTTAATGTATAATGACCTGGCCGGCACACTTCTTCCTTTCcccaagagagagggggggaggaaagagagaggggagcaggggaggagagaaagagagagaaagagagaaaatatcAAAGGACAGACTTGGACATAGGGGGCTAGGGGCCTACACTTCCTACCacttctcacaaacacacagtggctAATGGACCTAAATAGTTACAACCCCATCATCAAAATAACGTATTTAATTTGGTCTTATGaccaccgctctctctcttccttactcTCTCAAATAATTTTTCTATGAGACATGGGTGCAAGGTGTTCATTGAGGGGGGTGCCAGACACAAGATTTGGGCTCATTGGCTGTGTCCTAATTCCTGTGGAATAATGCATTGGGTCCTTACTAACATACTCTGAAACACCAAGCCCTGTATCTCATCTGTGTATGTTGTCACTACACATGGCCTTGAAGATAGATAATTCCTGATGTATTTCAGGTAGATGTGGCTTTAAAGCAAGTTCCATGGCTGCTTGGCTTTGCAAAAACCCAGATGTTTACTCAATTAGCCCAAACTCTCCCCCCAAAGTAACTGGCAAACCAAATGGCAATTTCTCCCCTACGTCTGTTTAAAATCCCCCAGTGCAGTTTTTAACAGGGATGTGTTAAACCTTCTTTCTCCAGACAGCCCACGACCCTCCACCTTTTCAGATTTGCTAATTCAATTAGGGTCTCATCAGAAGACATTAGCTCCAGCCAGCCCCATACCCAATCCCCTCAAACCCCCATGCAGCTGATTCAATTAGCCACCCTGGAAATAAGATGATCACTATGTAGAGCTTGTCATTAGGAGGAAATTAGCTGTCACTTAAAGCACCAGGTCTGCTGGGTGTGGCTACTGCCAGACATACAgtaaccacacatacacacacacctgagaacaaacaagaccagaccaggccagggctGGGAAAAATTTTGTTTAGGTGGCTGCCATGATTTTCCCAGATGTCTCAAAAAAAGATGGGTGAAAATCCACTTTAACCTGGTGCCACCAAGCCCCAAACATTTGACGTGCGTGGAGAACCCAAGTAGGCTACCTCTCAAGGATAATAGTGAGGAAAGGACTAGAAACAAAGGAAGTATGGCCAGTGGGGATGCAAGTATCCTTTGTGATACacaaaaaatataatataatatttgaagATGTGAAGATAAAATTAGCAAGGATAATGTAGCCAGGTCAACTGTGGAAGTGTTAACATTAAGCTTTAGCCTCGTCTAGCTTTAACCCCGTATTCTAGGACTATGTCTTCCAAATCCTTTTCACACACCCTCCAATGTCAGAGCGATTGAGCAGTTGAGCTGTTTTGCCTCTCACCCCTTCACGCTCTGCCTTCAAACCATGAACCAGCCACTTCTGTAATCTTCATATGCTCTGCACTGAAATGCCTTGTGAATGCAATAGCTTTATATTGGAAGGAAGGAATTTCTGAaatgtgggaggggggagagaggggcataaGAAACTATTtttgtgtattattattattttcttttaggTTAGCCAAATTCAAAATTTCATGATCCATTTGTCATCTGCTGTTCTTCCCGCTTCCAACACGATACAGAAAAATGGGGGCCCTCAGAGGAGCAATAACTAGTTAAAAACACAGCAAACAAACATATGTACTTGTGTCCAGAGCTCTACTTGAGCTGTTATGGTTCCAACTAAAATGCTAGCCAAGTGTTGAACTTCAGCATACATCATCCACTTCATGTAAAAGAGTTTGTGTTTATGCCTGTTAGAAAATGGCAACAAGGACATGACCAGTCTGATTTGAGTGCCGCCTGACATGCAGCTGGGGTAATTGTTCTTCGGGGGCCTCATTAGAAAATGATAAATATAATTAATATTTGATGTTAGCTGGGGTTGCACAATGGAGAATTGGCCCTTTGAACATGGAGATGGGGAGCGTGCTTTCCTTAAGGGAAAGTTTCACGCTGACTCAATGTGTGCATCTCTTTATGCACTTGCATCATcgcttgtgtgtatgtaggtgttaTTTCCCAGGACTCGACTCACCTTGACATGGATGCGTTAACAGTGAGCGCAGTTGGGTAGGGGTGTCTAAAACCCCCTGTCGTGATTGGATAAACAGGTTGACCTTGcctgagaaggaggggggggggagaagaaaggaaaggTAAGGGAACAGGGTTgacagaaggagaagaggaggcaaagccctctctcgctcgctctctctctctccctgttgtgGGCCTCTTTATTCTCATTTGATCAGGACAAAAATCTAGGGGATTGCAGAGTGCAGATCAAAGGGAGGCAAACTCTGAACAATTTGAATGCCACAAATCTTGATAGGAATGGCTAATTAAATTTCATAACCCTTCGCTTGGTGTCGACGGAGTGgggcccccttcctccccaaGCTGGAACTAGGTGTTTTGTTGTGATAATTAAAGACGAAGTGCGGGACTCTTTAATGGAGCCATCACGCTAATTGAGGTCTACACATCCAAAGACAAACAATAATGAATGTAAATTTATACCAAAATAAAGTGCGGCGAATCAAAGGGCGCTGCGGCTGCGCCAGGGGCCTCTCCCGGTATTTAGATCGCGGTGAGAAAACATTAAATTAACAGAGCTTAATTTGTAGGCTTTTGTCATATTAACAAGtgttgacaagatttagcaggGGAGAGCCCCCGTGTGGAATTGTGGGTAAAAAAAAAGGGGCAATCATCGTTCGTTATTGTAATTGCACAATACAGAGACATGCAAAATAGCATTTGCCAAAAGTATCAAGTTAGGGTTCggtagggtgggtggggtggtttGAAGAAACCACAGTATATCTTTACGGTGCATAAGTCAGCGCATGACTTGAATGTCTAAACtgttaagagagagacagaggtgtgcTGCAGCATGGTCAGCCAAGAGTCTTAATAGTGCCTGATTCAAAATGGAGGACACAGATTGGGGGATCCAAGTGAAAGCTAGTCCAATGTGCTGAACTAATGATGCCAACAGTCAAGGAAATTCAGAAAACATCTGTGGAACCACAACACACTAGTTGAAAACATTTTGTTGTGCAAGATACATTTCCATTGCATAACCCTAACTTTTGACATAACTATTGCTACAAGTAATGAATGTGTGCCAAATGTGTACTTTTCAGTACAGTAAAATACTACTGGTGAGTTGAGAAAGAGAATAATAATGGGGTTGCTTACTGTGGAACTAACCATCCCAGTGGATGGGGAATCTGGCCGACAGTGCCAGGCGATAGAGGGTAGTAGGGAGATATGTCTGGAGGATGTGGAGGCCTTGGTATTCCTGAGGAAAAAACAGAGAAAGACCATGCAGAAAGAAAAAGGGTGAAGGGGTGGATGGAACAGAAAGACAGGTTGAAGAattagacagagagaagagagagagaaaggatgaacaattagagaaagagaggaacagtAATCCTATATGACAATATATCCTCCTTTGGTTGAAATCTCAGTTAAATGCATCCTTTGTGAGTTTCACAACTGAACAGAGTCAACATGACAGGAACctaggtagggaggaggaggtagagggtgtgtgtgctcccatgtactgtacacagagCTAAATCACATGTCCTGATCAAAGCTTTGTGAGGCGACGCTGGCAGAATGcattgagagatggagggagagggggggaaacacTAACACGATCCTGTTACATTTTTCTATTGAATCAGAGGATTAACAACAGGCGATAATTGAGGATTTAGAAGTTAACAAAACAAACGCCGCCATCGCATGTGCACCGACTGGTAGTGTCATATATTAGGGATGTGATCCATTTCACCACAATACAATGAGATCCGTCCCTATGATTGAAAAACTGTTTGAAGCTTATATGTGAAGGTTGTCTGTTGATACACATCGGGATCTGATTGTATTTGAGTTGTTCATAAAACCAAAGGCTCACCGACATTAATGCAATTTCCGCTGTAAACAAGCATGCCATAATGCCGTCTGCCAGCAACAATCGTAACAGTATACGCAGCAGGAGTTGGTAGACACCAACAGAAGTTGGTAAACAACCATAAGCCTCACTGCAAACTGTTGAACAGCTAACTGAAATATAAAGATGACACTGCAGTGTTTAGTCTACTGTTCAGAATCATCATTTAAATGGCTCTTCGGAATGGCTGTAATTTGAGTTCCTAATGTCATTGTAAATCAGGCTGTCCATATAAAGTATTGTCACCTGGACTCCATGCTCAACAAATAGATGGAAGGCCCTTTTTCCATCAGATGAACAGTGACAGAAATGTCTGTGTGAGGACAGCTTGTGTAGAGGGCATTGCCATCTGATCATGGGTATCTCAATGTTGCCTTCCGATATGGTGGCGGCTGACAGGCAAAAAAAGTTATCTCTGACAAACCACCTCGGAACATTAGCCATTAACCAGACAGGAAAGTCATGAGGGAAACTGGCGAAGTGGGGAGGGACTTTTATTTTGTACAGTTTTTCCTGGCTGGTGTACTTGTTCAGCTTTGGATATGGAGTGTTTTTTGGACTTGGCTGATACTGCCACAATGGACCTAGTTGAAGAGTTTTGCAGAACTGaccctgtcctcttcctcctctcaaatGTGTCCACTATTGGTGTAGGTGTCACACCCAGAGTTATGACAGGGAACTAGGTCTGTGGGAAATTGACCCTTGAGAATGGTTCTGTCATCGCTGCTTGACAGGGGCCTGCAAAACATTTTTGCATCTCCAAGCAGACGACGTCTCTGAGGGGGTCCCGATttttttttgatttttcagGACTAAAAAAGGAAAGAGACATTTTCCTACAAACTCATTGGTTCACCCTTTGTTGTTGACTTCTTGTACTGAATGTGGCAAGTCCTTATGAGAGGAAAGTGTTAACCCCATGCCATCTAGAGCTCAAGTTTTAATATAGCTTGCTAATTAATTAAACACAAAGCTTAATGAAGCAGCACCATTAAGGGACACATTAAACAGCAGCTGGGTTGTTATCACCCATTTGTAAGGACGATCATCATAAGGGAACATTATTacctaaaaacacaaacatagcCCGCCAGAGACCCATCAAATAAAGGAAATAATTGAATACACACAGAGAAGTGCATTAAATGGTAGGTTAAAATGAACATAAAGATTTGCAGTAGAGATCTTGCTGTAGCattttaccagtctttttacCATGTGTCTTTCCTTTTATAGTAATATTACATACAATCTGTGTAAAAGTGGACCGTATGCTGGCTGGTTTTGGGTGTGTGCAGGTTTGACTGAATCATCAAATGTCCTCATCTAAATTGGGAGAAGTGAGGACATTCCTCTCCTTGCcagaacccagagagagagtgtgtgtgtgtgtgtatatctgctaaatgaataaatgtatgtgtgtgaatgttcgcTGGTTCCAGGGACACATTAGCAGAGATCTTTGTTTTAGGAGCCATGGCCTGGCTACAGGACGAGACACTTTATAACCCGTCTCACCATGCCAGGGATGGGTATTAACAACATGAAAATCTCTATGTTGTGCTGGAGAAAAACCAACACCTAGTAAACTGTAACGTCCTTTTTCAACAAACAGGCTTTTGAAGGACTATGTTGGGTATTCCCCTTTGTATGCAGACAAATGTCTACAATGGAACATGAACACATACAATGGAACATTGTAGACATTTGATGGAGATTTCTTCAGTCCCTGGATAGTCCTTGGATTAATACGTAATTAGTTCTGGCTTCATACGTCACAGACTATCATCAGAAAAAACTGCTGAGGTGACAATGGGTATctgtaggcatgtgtgtgtctgtgagtatgTATTTAGTCTCTTACCTGTTTTAGGATCCACATCTGTCTGTAGGTGTGGTGGGGGGTTGCCCGGTGTGAAGTGCTCATTGCTGTAGGTTATCAGAGGTGTGAGCGGGTGCACATGGTGAGGGTGCTGTACCACGGGGACCTTATTAGACTgaatagaaagaaagagggatgacAAACAACAAGAAAGAGTAGTGTCAATATTTTGGACTAAGGGTGTAAATCGCAAGCACTGCAGTAGCAAACTATCAGCGCTCAGCTAACAAGACTTGTCATAACCCACTTTGGGCGCCAAACTACCAGACCACAGTAAAAAttttgatcagaatcagaatctgaatgggttttattcaccatgaaggtttgcacagacaaggaatttgctttggaaggtgcaaacattaaacatataggaatctaaaatttaaacatgaggactaactatactaagggtacataactagcaatactaagtggcattagaattaaaataaactatacaataaaatataaaataaaaaaatgtcagTAATTAAGAAGATCTGTGTTGACGGAGCAGTGACAAGTGTTACCATCTCAATGCCAAAGGGGCAACCATCTTGCATTAAGATGGGCGGGAACACATAAGGATCCTGTTATATAGGCTGGATCGATCGAGTGAAAAACCAGCGAATCAAGCCAGTGCTTGTAAATCAGTTATTAAAACAACAGTTAGCACTCATCCATTTATTCATTACACCATTCGCCTGCTCTTCTACCTCCCTCGCTCCACCACTTCCCCCACTCGCCATCTCCCTCTGTGTAGCACCCTGAGGGagatggtgaggagggggaaggaggggtagaAAAtcaatttcaagatttttgCCAAATTAGGTTTAGCTATGTAATCTGCTCTTTGTGCTCCTAAGTGGTGCTGGCTCCCTTTTTTCAATTACTCAAAGATAACAGTTGGGCTTAGGGGGTGCACTGCTATGGGCTCTGTGTTAACCACAGCTCAGCTCCACTATCTCTCCTGTGTGcacccacacagcccacacataACCAGATTAAGGTTCTGGTCTAGATTAAACCAATGGCAAAGGTTTATACCCACATTACTATTCTGCCCCCAGCAGTCAAAGAAGCATTACTAATCAGGCTTATGATAATATGACTGGTGTGTTTGAGGGATGAGGAtaatgtggggtgtgtgtcaaTGTTTGCATGTGTCTATTGGGTTAAAGTGACTGGCCACTtacagaaagaagaaaaacatgCAGAATGTATTGTTGGAAACCAATAATTATTATGGAAAAGCAAAGgctaaacaaaacaatatttgaaAGAGA includes:
- the tcf7l2 gene encoding transcription factor 7-like 2 isoform X5; protein product: MPQLNGGGGDDLGANDEMISFKDEGEQEEKISENSSAERDLADVKSSLVNESETNQNSSSDSEAERRPPPRSETFRDKTRESLEEAAKRQDGGLFKSPPYPGYPFIMIPDLTSPYLPNGSLSPTARTYLQMKWPLLDVQPGGLQSRQTLKDARSPSPAHIVGPFCLEFPGQSDLSLHQFQLSNKVPVVQHPHHVHPLTPLITYSNEHFTPGNPPPHLQTDVDPKTGIPRPPHPPDISPYYPLSPGTVGQIPHPLGWLVPQQGQPVYPITTGGFRHPYPTALTVNASMSSLLSSRFPPHMVPPHHSLHTTGIPHPAIVTPNVKQESSHSDIGSLNSSKHADSKKEEEKKKQPHIKKPLNAFMLYMKEMRAKVVAECTLKESAAINQILGRRWHALSREEQAKYYELARKERQLHMQLYPGWSARDNYGKKKKRKRDKQPGEGNDLSAPKKCRARFGLDQQNNWCGPCRCKKKVHSLHPR
- the tcf7l2 gene encoding transcription factor 7-like 2 isoform X6; amino-acid sequence: MPQLNGGGGDDLGANDEMISFKDEGEQEEKISENSSAERDLADVKSSLVNESETNQNSSSDSEAERRPPPRSETFRDKTRESLEEAAKRQDGGLFKSPPYPGYPFIMIPDLTSPYLPNGSLSPTARTYLQMKWPLLDVQPGGLQSRQTLKDARSPSPAHIVGPFCLEFPGQSDLSLHQFQLSNKVPVVQHPHHVHPLTPLITYSNEHFTPGNPPPHLQTDVDPKTGIPRPPHPPDISPYYPLSPGTVGQIPHPLGWLVPQQGQPVYPITTGGFRHPYPTALTVNASMSSLLSSRFPPHMVPPHHSLHTTGIPHPAIVTPNVKQESSHSDIGSLNSSKHADSKKEEEKKKQPHIKKPLNAFMLYMKEMRAKVVAECTLKESAAINQILGRRWHALSREEQAKYYELARKERQLHMQLYPGWSARDNYGKKKKRKRDKQPGEGNGEKKSAFATSKVKAAAPVLRLRTEAY